In Dromaius novaehollandiae isolate bDroNov1 chromosome 13, bDroNov1.hap1, whole genome shotgun sequence, the genomic window CTGCATGTTACTTCTAGGATGCTAATGTTGCATTTCAGGACAATGACACAACAGTCAGTTTTTAGAACCCTGAACAGAAAGCTTGacagaaaaatccatttttatattGGAGGTGGTAGAAGATGATTTTTGCTTTACAGATGAGAAAGCAgaggccttgaggtagtggttcagAAGCTTATTCTAGATTCTTTATTTTAATGTGTGTTTTTCCTGGGTTATCCTTTCTGTAGTCATGCTGTTTCCCATCTCCAAGACTTAAAAGCCaattaaatatttcttgaaatgtatgaagaagcaaggagatttttcttttgaaaaccagCATACGTTCATTTCTTGCTAATACAGGGAGAAGCTCCTAGTGCATTAGTCAAGACAGCATCCAAGATATTATAGAAGCTTTAATTTTGCACTGACACTTTAGTATTCTACTATAGCTCCTACACAGGCTAGATTTATAAGCCTCCAAGTGTTGTTGTTCTTGTGGAAGAAGCTTTCATATGACTCGTGTGTGTGTTCTAAAGTAGCATACGTGTTGCTTGAGATATAATCCAGGTACTCAATGCTGAGTAGGTATGGTTCTTTATTTAGGGCTATGAGAAAATTCAAATCTGACTCCCTGAGATGTAAGAAGGGGTTACAAACTTGCATCTGAGATCCAAAAGTTAACTCCCCACCCCCGCAAAAAAGGAAATTGGAGTCAGTGTAAATTATGGTACATAACAGTAAAAGATTTTGCTTTGTTAAGTTACTCAAATGGATTCTGTAGTATAATAGTGTTTCagtaatcaaaataaaattaaactgtgGATAGTAACAATGGTTTTCAATTGGAAACTCCTTGTTAAAGCCTGTTTTCTCTCTTGTGCTAATGGGAAGCTATTGGATTGGTCCATTAGATGCATTAAAGATTCAAACTCGCATTTTCCTGTGGCTTACCTTCCAGAGGCGGTGTGGCCCTTTGTCTGAATGCTCAAGGAAGAAGAAATGGGGAGGCATTAGTTCGGTTTGTAAATTCTGAACAGAGAGACCTGGCTTTGGAAAGACATAAGCATCACATGGGTAGCAGATACATTGAGGTAAAAAAAACCAGTTACTTGAAACAAATCTTTGGAGAGCAATTTGTATATTTTAGTGTACAGTTTTAAATGAGAACAAATTGTACTCCTATGTTGCTTAAAATAAGCAGAGTATAATTCTGTCATGTGCAGAAGTGTTTTATGAAGCCTGGGCATCTGACACTCATTGGAAATAGTGAGAACTGAATCTCTCCCCTTActagatgtttttctttctttttttaaatgccatcCTAATTTAAGCCTTATGTTTTAACTTTATTACTCAGTAAATCTGAGTATCTGTGAAACAACTAATACATTTAAAGTTATCtggaaaatgttactttttattTATAGTTCAGTGTCGTGATTTTCATGTGTGCATTTTTTGTCTTCAAGGTTTACAAAGCAACTGGGGAAGAATTCTTAAAAATTGCAGGAGGTAAGTCATGCTGGGGTTCAGTGTTGTTACTTAAGTTCATAGGAGTGTGTTCTAGTTTTGCTTGCTCTTGGCTGAGGACACAAATGGATAATGAAgtgacttttccttttttgccctcAAAGATGATACTTGATTCTGTCATGTTCTGGTCTCAAGCAGTTGATTTGGAGCTGTGAGCATTTGGGCTGTGATGCCCACAGGCTGGACTTGCTGTTTGAGAGGAAGACAAGCTTTTGCAACAAAAGCATCTGTGTACCTTATATAAGCTCACGCTAACTGTGCTTCTCCCAGTTTCGTTAAAATAGGAAAAACTTCAGGGGTGAGGAGGTTCATTTTTATACGATGCTTTAGAATAAATTACTGGGGGTTAGTAGTGTCTCAGGCTTTCTGTAGGTGTGTTGGTTCCTACTTACCTCCAGTGTCGTTCCTTAACGCACTGCTGCTTCTGAGTGCTGTGGAACTGGCTGACCAGCACCAAATGATCATCTGTTATCTTTTTGCCAGGCACCTCCAATGAAGTGGCCCAATTCTTATCTAAGGAGAATCAAGTTATCATCCGGATGAGAGGCCTTCCTTTCACTGCTACGCAGGAGGATGTCTTGGGGTTCCTGGGGCCGGAGTGCCCAGTCACAGGAGGGAAAGAGGGACTTCTGTTTGTCAAGTACCCAGATGGGAGGCCCACAGGAGATGCATTTGTGTTGTTTTCCTGTGAAGAATATGCACAGAATGCActtaaaaagcacaaagaaatacTTGGAAAACGTTACATTGAACtcttcagaagcacagcagcaGAAGTCCAACAGGTTGTAACTATTGGCTGTGAGACTCAAAACTTAGCAGTTACAGATTTCTTCTTATACTTGCATACAGATATTTTGCAGACAGCCATGGAAGTTGTTAATATAAAAGATGTCATGTACTAGAAAGGGCAATATGGGCTTGTTGATTGGCATGGAAAATTATGCAGCGTTGCTTTTTTTACTGGCAGTTTTTTATAACATCCCCCAGATCGTGAAGTAAAAATCATTGGATAATTTTCTTCCACATCTTAAAGGGTCACTGAAATCTCAAAAATAATTCTAAACATGTAGTAGCTTGCTAGTATTGTAGTAAGACTTCTTGAAAATCTGAAGTATTGTCTTAAAACTCTGTTGCCCATGCATAGAATTTCTAACATGAAATCCAAATCTGGATGCATTGAAAGGGCTTTTCTTATAACTGTTTTTTTGGGCGCCGAAGGTTATAAGAAAGTGCCTGATTTTTGATGAAAGGAAGTGAAatctttgttttccaaagaaaatatatttaactttttttcctcctgtcctttGCTAGTTTCTATTATCACGTTCTCAAACTATTAAAACACCGTTTTATTTTGGCACCAGCAACTCAAGCTTTGGAAAACATCACAGATTAAGTTTTTCTGCCTGACATGGAATATTTCTAGACTGATAATGTCAAAGGGAACCGTTATAAGATTTGATCTGGCTTTTAAATAAACAGTAGCTGTAAAACCTAATACAATTACTGTTTCAACCTATATGAAATGAGAAGTCTTTTCCAATGAAGTGATGGGGCAAGGGAAGACTACCTACACTTGCAGACCTGTCATTTACCTGTAATACTGTGATTTGGAGATTAGAACAGTAAAGAATCTGACAGATATATTATGAAGCCTAAGTAAATAGCATTGGTGAGTtattttttgttatctttttttttccctcccactcAGAGAGGATGAGGCGAAGTCCTCTAAGGACCAAGTACGCTATGTCACAGTGACCAAGTctttattcttgtttttgttAAGGAGTTGTGGATAAGACTTGATCCGTATTCCATAAATATGTCATTACTTCTTCCTCTGGGACAGGTGTCTAAGGTGACACCTGAATTTTTTGCTGCTTGAGCAAGAGCTGACTTTGGGGCAATTACAGGCTGCTCTTTTGAGTAATTATGAGAGGTAAAGCCAGCTTTTCATCTACTTAGTTGTTAATACAAAGGAATTGCAATATTCCGTACAATAAccaactgaagaagaaaatttctgGCTTGAAATGTGTGACATATAAATTCTTGAAAAAAGGCTGCTATTAACACAACCTCTCTAGATTGAATCATTGTTGACAAAATTAAAACTGTGTAATCTCTTTTTGGTGCTTCTTTCAGTGGAATGTGTTTATTTCTGACAAtcactgtaaaatatatttttcagcagTAGGCCCCAATAGTAAGTTGTGCTCCTTTAGTCATTTGGGAATGAGtgaagaggaggaaataaaatgtGGAAATTGAGGTATCCTGTAGTTCTTACCCTTGTATTCAGGAACCCTGTACTTGGAGATGACAGCCCTAGTAAAacgagtgtttttttttttcttttttctttctttttaaacttgtCAATCTTAAAAAGGCTTTATGAAGGAATTAGAGTTAgggttttttccttatttgttacTTAGTGTCTTTTTTAATTGACTGTTTTTAATTTGCCCCAATTTGAGTAAGAACTGTGAGTGACAACACTGGTTTATCAGCACAACTGTTGTTTACAGCAGCTCCATTTTAGGATGTGCTAAAACAAACTATattctgcttttgtgttttatgTGGTGAGATTAGAAAGGTCTGTTATTCGTTTctacaaaattaaatttttcagACTTCCAAGTCTGAAACTGTAAAATGCCAAACAATCCACAATTATTCTGTttaagaaaggttttttttgtttttccttatatttgaAATGGATTTATTTAAATGTATGAAATAGTATTGTGAAGATTTGATTTCTGTGCTCAGCCAGATTATTTGATTTGTAAACCTTTATCAGTGtgggtctcttttttttttttccttttttttttttttttttttttttctttttttcttcttttgccaacAGGTACTTAATCGATACATGTCAACACCGCTTATTCCCACCCTCCCAACTCCCATCATTCCTGTCATACCCCCACCATACACCATTGCCACGGGTAGCGTACGTGACTGTGTCCGGCTCAGAGGTCTTCCTTACACTGCTGGCATTGATGACATCCTGGAATTTATGGGAGATGCCACAGGTGACATCAAGCCACATGGAGTTCACATGGTCCTTAATCAACAGGTAACAGCCCTTCGCAAGGGAGAACTAACTTTCCAGTTATGGAACAGAGGATTAGAGGTCTTATGGAACAGAGGATTAGAGGTCAGGCTAGCTTACCTGTTCTTGACTGTGCTTTGGATCTTCTGTAACCTTGAGAAAATATTATTGTCTTctgtctttcccttcccttcctccctttctccctccctttcacatacacatttgcttttctctttgtgtcTGTATGTGAGAGACTGGGGAGGATAAAGCTTGTGGCCTCTTCTTTCGAAGATGGCTTTGTCCTAGAGGTCACCTTAAGCAGTTCCTCATGTTTCGGTCCAGTGCTGGAAATGCACAGGATGGAAGCATCTTCTGATAGTTACCATATCTGCTCAGGCAGCTTCTGGATTTGTGTTCAGTGGTAGGTGTGCTGTTTGAGTGGCATTTGTGAAACACgatgctttcccttttttcttgaTTAGAAACTTCTCAGGATTCAAAGAGAGttgaaaattaaaaagcatgctttgtatatattttaatattataattatggggatattttttccttgttgtcTTCTATTAAAAATAGTCTACTGACCACAAAAATATGGAGGTATTATccttaaagaaaatgaatgagcAAGATCTacttctgttctgcttttatatgtttgtttatttattgttAAGAAGgaagctttttaatattttatagatAAAGTGATTCCTGTCAAGCCACAGAAAATCAGGCCTCAGAAATGAATTTCTATTGTAGCTTTGGCCTGTCTGAAGCTCTATACTGTTAACTATACTATCtaaagagcaaagaaaaggcaaagccaGACTTTGCCCAGAGCTTCACAGCAATAGGATAAGGGGCTATGTTAATATGTTGCAGCAAGGGAGATTTCAATTAGAtataaaagggggggaaaaaaatcacaatgacAAATGAGTTAAGCACCAGAACTGGTTGCCCAGAAGGGCTGTGGAATCTTACAGCCTTATCCATTTGAATCTTTGAGCATCTTTAAGGATGAAGTGGCCTGATCTGAATTTGAAATTAGCCCTGCTTTGGACAAGGGGTGCATTAGAGACCTTCAAAGTTTGTTTCCATACTAAATTATTCTGAGTTTCCCTCTGCAGAAGAGCAAGTAGTTTTGTGTTAACCAGGTGCTGTCTGCTGGAGTCTTGCCCCTctgctcctaaaaaaaaaataataataataataatttttttatatgtgcgtgtgtgtgcgcatatgtatatgtatgtgcgcacacacacatttaaaaataaatagaaataaaaataattcaaccAATGAATCATAATTATTAGTCATTCATACCAGGTGGGAAAGAACAGTACAGACTTTCAGTAGACATTTGATCTTGATGTCTTCTACGTTTCTCATGTTTTGGATGTTTTAATAACAGATTGACttatgactgatttttttctagGGACGACCATCAGGTGATGCTTTTATCCAAATGAAATCTGCTGACAAAGCCTTTATGGTGGCTCAAAAATGTCACAAAAAAATGATGAAGGACCGTTATGTGGAAGTATTCCAGTGTTCAGGAGAGGAGATGAACTTTGTTTTAATGGGTGGCACTTTAAATCGTAGTGGCTTATCCCCACCGCCATGTAAGTTACCATGTAAGTCTGCAATtgttctgctctctgctgctaAAGGCTGATATGTGGTAGGTGCTGAAGCTTTGTGGCCTTTCACCTTTTGACTTGGGTTTTGCCATGATCAGTAATCATCCATCTGTATACATGCTGAGATTGGAATTGTTCCCTTGGGGCAATAATGGGACTGATTTGAGGCGTTTTTATTGTATTTTCGGTGGTGAGTAGAGGGCAGCAAGGCCTTGCCAGTAAAATTGTTGCACACTTTGCTTTCAATGGGTGTACTGTTCTTCTGAGCTCTGCAGTAGACTTGGCTGTAGTGAAAGCTACTTGGAATTAGGGTTttttgaaagggggaaaaattcTGTACTCCAGCTGCCAGTGAGTGCTCCTGCTATCTTGCCTTTGAGCATTGAGAAGGTACTCTTTGGGcttatttttgaaggaaaacaccCACTGGGGTGATATGCTAATGGACCACGGAATGGTGAAGTTGGATGGCCTTATTTATTAAGAATATGAAAAACTTTATTGTGGAACTAGAATGGAACTTTACTGTACCATTCTAATCAATGCCACTACCAAATTACAAAGCAGATACCAATGTGTATTTGCAAAATAGTAAATTGCTGCCAAATATAGCATTTAAAAACCATTTGACTGCACACCAAGCTTAATGTTCATATGGAAATCTTGTATTTGTGCATGAAAATGCATCAGACTAGTGTTCCCCCCATGTCATTTGTAATACCCTGAGAATACCTTTTGCAGCTGCAGGAGGCTTATATATGAGGACTCATGGTCAGCAGTTGCAGATGCCTGTGTGTAGTGAACACTACGGTACTTTTGTCCCACAGAGTACAACTTCTGTTAGAAAGAACAATGGGTGTGTTGGTGTGCACGCCTGCTTTCTCTATGCACATGGCTTAATGCTTTCTTCAAATAACTCTGCAGTTCCCTACTTTCCATTTACATATGGACAAGGCTGCTCACCTCTAGGACTTGTGAACTCCTAGGAATTGCTTATTTCAAATGCCCCAGTGGTCATTCATGGTGATGCAGCAGGGTCCCCAGGAGAGAGGCTAGAGAGCAATCTTTGCACAAGTGTTCAGTAATCATGTCCCCATGGTATTAATCACATTGGAATGAATAATTCCTTTCTTATAGCAGAGATCTCCATTCTGATtttagttgttgttgttgtctggtttgttttttaggTCTTTCTCCACCAGCTTATGCTGCtttccaaacagcagcagctgtgatCCCAGCAGAAGCAGCGCTTTACCAGCCCCAAGCCCTCTTGCCAGCCACCAGGACTCCCCAGGCCACGGCTGCTGCTCCTCCAGCTGTTACCTACTACCCAGCTCAGGCTGCTCAGCTTTATATGAATTACACGGCTTACTATCCCAGGTATCCCCTGGACTTAGCTGCCTCTTTCTACATTTCATCTTAGTGGAGCAGACAACTGTGTAGTCACTTGTAAATACCTCTTAAATTTGTACTTCTGACCTAAGTAATCCAGAGAAGTTGTTGACATTAATCAGCAGAGACAGTAGCCATTTTAACCACGTCTTTGTGGCCTTGTAATGAAGTTGAGCTTTCTTgtagtgtgttttgtttttgttttgttttttaatctcatGACAAAGATGGTCTAATGTTTAACAGTGTTTTTTGACATTTGGCAAATGTCATTGACGAGGTTATATTTCTTGGCCTGTGTCAATACATCCCTCTGCCCTGATCCCTTAGTTTGTTCTTGTGCTTATGTTATTATCTGTTTCCATATTGAAAGAGGTGTGCACCAAGTTAGATTTCTCATATCAgggagattaaaaaacaaaacaaaacgaagaAAACACTAATACATGTAAGCAAAGCAGAAGATAtccacttttctccttttcactgaTGGTTTCAAAATGACTCACCAAAGTCTGATGCTTGGATCCATGGGGAAAATAGATCATTCGTTTGGTAATTCCTAGGCTTGCAAAAGTTACTAGCCTGAGCATCTGGTAAATTGCTAGGTCGCCCTTGACCTGAGATGCTGCTTTGCTCACTGTCTTGTGGTTAAGAAGCATGAGATTTGGGCCCTTGCCTGCCTTTCATaccatgatttttttcccccccttctttgtGGTTTTTATTAAATATCTCAGGAGCTGCAGATGACCTGttctgtctttctcctcctccagtggaAACAAGTATCACTTTTTACCTCTTCAGCTACAACTGTTATctattttcctttccctcccctccctaaaaaaataaattatcaagtggtgaaaagagaaatgaaggaaGTTCACAAAGCAGTCCACATCAGGGCTGCTCGTTTTCTTGTTTCTagtgttttccccttttttctttggggggggggggggggggggggaggatgttAAATTTTTAGTTTCATCTTTGCATGCTCCAAGTGCCAAACCATTCATTGGTTTTCATAACAATTTTGCCCCTCTTTCTCTTTCAGCCCTCCAGTATCCCCTACCACAGTGGGGTATATTgcagctcctccaggagctgTAGCGGCTGCTGCCACTGCCACCCACACTCCAATTCTGCCCCAGCCTGGAGCTTTAGTCCGTATGCAGGGCTTGCCATATAACACAGGAATGAAGGAGATTCTCAGTTTCTTCCAGGGATACCAGGTTAGTGTGCAGTCTCTCTCCTTGATAATGTATTTGGACCTCTGAGTAGTGATCACTGGGTTTCAGAATGAGCAAGTATGTGCTTTTGGAGAATGATGAACAAGAATGCAAGCTGCATGTTCTTTATTTAATTGGCAGACAGCCAGTTTGTAGTAtaaaatttgctttatttcttttataataaacaTTCTGATTTGAAAGCAATAATCTATGGTTCACATGCAAGACTGAAGTGTTGAAGACTGCTGAGAGCAAATTTCTAGTACAAAAGGCTCGCTCTGTGACCTGGGTGTGGTGACTTGCATTGCAAAAGGCGATGGAGAGAGACACCTCTGTCAGACACTCTTGCAAGACCTAATTATTTTGGTTACAGGCAGGAACATTTTACATTAAAACTGCATTACATGGCAACCTAAAGGAAAACTATTCTCCAGCTCATGTTGTAGTGATAGCAAATATAACTTCAGCTGGTATCTAATGATTCAGTGCTCTATCAATGggcaaacacacacaaatttatcttgaggaaaatataaaaacaaaagtcacGTACAAACTATTTTTTCAGCAGCATATATTTGAATATGTGAAATGGGGTTCTTTCCATGTATTCTGCCTTTCATCTCAAAGGATACGATACCTTTATCCATATTTTGTCATCGGATAGttgctaaaaggaaaaataattgaatCTGTGGTGAGTATTTAGCATCTGTGGATAACAGCACTGCTACAAATATCAAATATGTCCTTTTGGTACTACTCAAGCCCTGACCTAGAATTCTTTTGGTGGATCTCAAACCACTGTACAAGTGATatgagtgaaaagaagaaaacttctgTATGAGTCTGTCCTTCAAAATTCTGTAAGTTGGGTAGCAGTCATATTGCAGGCTGTTATTGTTAAAGGCTGATATGCAAATAATCTGTTTTAATGGGTAGCAGCAGTTAACACAAAATGTTTAGGCACagtatattttcctttattattaattttttaaaggaCAGTGGGCTTTATTTTGTAAAGCCAGATGTCTGCTGTATAAATGAGTGTAGACTGAGCACAGATGTTTAACTATATATGTTCAGCATTTTGAATATTAGGCAGATATTGTGCTATACCTGTTGTGGCTTCTCTTAAAATGCTAAGTCTATGTTGGAAAATACTTTTgtatatttgctttttcagtagaaaaaatttgaaaatcatCTTATAAAAAGTGTGATGAATATTACAGTCAGATTAAAAACATACTAAACTTAATGAGttttattttaggttttttttccttcttcaacagAATATTTTCAGAGTTTAAACCAAATTCAGTTGTGtgtggacccccccccccaacttacAGTAGTAATCATTCATCTGTTGCTTAGCCATTGATATCTTACCTTTTTCTCAACTGACTGGGGAGTTTGGTGGATGGATGGTGGTCGTATTAGAGCCTTAGCAGGGAAAGACTATTTTCTAAATTGAAGTTCAGATAGCGCAGGTATGCCATTGAAAAATGAGACCTGTCCCTGTCTGTGCATGGAAAGGGTCAGTGACTTTTAACTTCTAGGAGCTCTGTCATCTACTAAATCTTCAATTTAGTGAAACTGGACTTTGGTCTTGGGGCTGAATTTGccctttttcctgtttctgcatTTGGAAAGTAGCTTACAGTGTTTGTATTGCATAATCCAATGTTTCAGCTTAATAAAAATTTTGCTATAAGATGAAAACTATTTATATtcttctgctgcaacctcctgtcATCATCAATTACTGTTATTAAATTGGTCACCTCTTTGATTTCTTTAGAAGATGTTGTCCAAATGAGATCGGGTTCAATATCTTATAAAGGAGCCAAGGAATTATTTTGAATTGTTCTTGGATCCCGCATGTGGTAATGCTAGTTTTATACTTGCTCATTCCTTTAGGGGGAAAAAGAGGTGGTGACTTACTGTTCTGGGACAATATTGTGTCTCTAGAAgaataactgatttttatttttttttctcccctcctcccccttccgcTCTCCTCACATCATTTTTTCACTTTCTGCTGCTACCGAAGGATGCATTGCACGATGCTTCTGGTTGTTTATAAAGTGAGCCCTTATTAATCATTAGTGGTTTGGGCGTGGTTTTGATCTCTGTATAATTAATTGATGTTGGTATTCAATGGGCTTGGGAACCAGATCTGAGATGCTGAGATTGAAAGGTGATTTTTGTCTTTGTATGTCCTCATCTGAAAGGAACAAGTTTTAAGTTTTAGTTCTTGCTttattctcttctgtttccttccttcagtCTTCATGGGCTCCATATATTGCATGTAAGCACATGTTGCTACTTAAGTGAAAGCATCTTTCATACCAGACCTGCCTCTTAATAGACTTTGCTTATCATCAGCTTCAACAAGCTGGTCTCAACATCAGTACATGCTTCTAATAGTAAATAATGTAAAAATTCTGCAGatctgcattttaatttattttatcagCACTAGCTTCTTGTTTAGTGGTCCAGTAGCTCGATTTCTTCTTCTAGCTCTGCTTTCTTGAATTCTTACTGCCAATTCCCTCAAGTTTGCATGTGTTTAATGCATCTTGCATTAAATAATCTTGAAAAACTTGTGAAGATTTTAATAGTAAATCTCTGGAGATAGTAATTTTCCCCATCACCTTTCTGTATAATATTTTAGCGTACTGTAAATACTAGTGTAATCTaatcttcaaaatatttaataatagcACTTTCTGATCCAGTCATTAATTCAcattaaaactgctttttagTATTATTGTAATGCAGGACCTATGATTCCAGTCATATATTGACTGTATAGCTAAAggatacttggaaaaaaaatcttacaattCAAACAGGACAATAGGATGACAGTGGTTGCTCTGATAGGGCTTAAAATACCAGCTGCTCAGCATGTGTTTGTCCTTGGGTGGTGGTTTTATGTGAAGTTGTTTGTGCATATCAGAAcaaaacttttcagaaagaaagaatcttTGCTTAAAATACTGGCGAAATcctctatgtatttttttctcttagccaCTAACTGAATCAACGAGGAATACTTCTGGTCTCCAAATGATGACCTAACTTTTTTTATGCGTCTTATGAGCATACAGATGTATTGCTACCATTGACGGAGTTGGCATTCCAACAAGAACTGTTAggtttatttacaaataaatgcaAGTTCACTGTGCCTGTGGTCTTAGCTGACCAAAAGCTAAATCACAACTGTTTTATTAGCTAGGATTCAGCACGCATTTAGTGGTAGTTGCCCAGTTTCTGGGAGGTTGGCATGAATGGAAATCAAAGT contains:
- the ESRP2 gene encoding epithelial splicing regulatory protein 2 isoform X3 — protein: MTASHSDSLVVLFGATAGAYGAKLGSDERELILLVWQVVDLPSKKVGTLHKSLVKADNLELSDQCREVSGLTPEGLGKAEPLDRVLQQFSQLVSSDLKVLGRSSYTLCSDGQLLIRQVLHPETSKKNFLLSDCFYSFYDLRKEFHTCYPSSATVKDQTIKTMAEYLGLGTNETEEDFGVWQVKTMVAIIFSMLSESCNHIFTEPETVKYKYETGPCSKSETVDSETVIRARGLPWQSSDQDIARFFKGLNIAKGGVALCLNAQGRRNGEALVRFVNSEQRDLALERHKHHMGSRYIEVYKATGEEFLKIAGGTSNEVAQFLSKENQVIIRMRGLPFTATQEDVLGFLGPECPVTGGKEGLLFVKYPDGRPTGDAFVLFSCEEYAQNALKKHKEILGKRYIELFRSTAAEVQQVLNRYMSTPLIPTLPTPIIPVIPPPYTIATGSVRDCVRLRGLPYTAGIDDILEFMGDATGDIKPHGVHMVLNQQGRPSGDAFIQMKSADKAFMVAQKCHKKMMKDRYVEVFQCSGEEMNFVLMGGTLNRSGLSPPPCKLPCLSPPAYAAFQTAAAVIPAEAALYQPQALLPATRTPQATAAAPPAVTYYPAQAAQLYMNYTAYYPSPPVSPTTVGYIAAPPGAVAAAATATHTPILPQPGALVRMQGLPYNTGMKEILSFFQGYQYAPDDYNGLIQLSDQARSVLQAPKEWVCL
- the ESRP2 gene encoding epithelial splicing regulatory protein 2 isoform X1 — protein: MTASHSDSLVVLFGATAGAYGAKLGSDERELILLVWQVVDLPSKKVGTLHKSLVKADNLELSDQCREVSGLTPEGLGKAEPLDRVLQQFSQLVSSDLKVLGRSSYTLCSDGQLLIRQVLHPETSKKNFLLSDCFYSFYDLRKEFHTCYPSSATVKDQTIKTMAEYLGLGTNETEEDFGVWQVKTMVAIIFSMLSESCNHIFTEPETVKYKYETGPCSKSETVDSETVIRARGLPWQSSDQDIARFFKGLNIAKGGVALCLNAQGRRNGEALVRFVNSEQRDLALERHKHHMGSRYIEVYKATGEEFLKIAGGTSNEVAQFLSKENQVIIRMRGLPFTATQEDVLGFLGPECPVTGGKEGLLFVKYPDGRPTGDAFVLFSCEEYAQNALKKHKEILGKRYIELFRSTAAEVQQVLNRYMSTPLIPTLPTPIIPVIPPPYTIATGSVRDCVRLRGLPYTAGIDDILEFMGDATGDIKPHGVHMVLNQQGRPSGDAFIQMKSADKAFMVAQKCHKKMMKDRYVEVFQCSGEEMNFVLMGGTLNRSGLSPPPCLSPPAYAAFQTAAAVIPAEAALYQPQALLPATRTPQATAAAPPAVTYYPAQAAQLYMNYTAYYPSPPVSPTTVGYIAAPPGAVAAAATATHTPILPQPGALVRMQGLPYNTGMKEILSFFQGYQYAPDDYNGLIQLSDQARSVLQAPKEWVCL
- the ESRP2 gene encoding epithelial splicing regulatory protein 2 isoform X2 encodes the protein MTASHSDSLVVLFGATAGAYGAKLGSDERELILLVWQVVDLPSKKVGTLHKSLVKADNLELSDQCREVSGLTPEGLGKAEPLDRVLQQFSQLVSSDLKVLGRSSYTLCSDGQLLIRQVLHPETSKKNFLLSDCFYSFYDLRKEFHTCYPSSATVKDQTIKTMAEYLGLGTNETEEDFGVWQVKTMVAIIFSMLSESCNHIFTEPETVKYKYETGPCSKSETVDSETVIRARGLPWQSSDQDIARFFKGLNIAKGGVALCLNAQGRRNGEALVRFVNSEQRDLALERHKHHMGSRYIEVYKATGEEFLKIAGGTSNEVAQFLSKENQVIIRMRGLPFTATQEDVLGFLGPECPVTGGKEGLLFVKYPDGRPTGDAFVLFSCEEYAQNALKKHKEILGKRYIELFRSTAAEVQQVLNRYMSTPLIPTLPTPIIPVIPPPYTIATGSVRDCVRLRGLPYTAGIDDILEFMGDATGDIKPHGVHMVLNQQGRPSGDAFIQMKSADKAFMVAQKCHKKMMKDRYVEVFQCSGEEMNFVLMGGTLNRSGLSPPPCKLPCLSPPAYAAFQTAAAVIPAEAALYQPQALLPATRTPQATAAAPPAVTYYPAQAAQLYMNYTAYYPSPPVSPTTVGYIAAPPGAVAAAATATHTPILPQPGALVRMQGLPYNTGMKEILSFFQGYQDALHDASGCL